A genome region from Stenotrophomonas maltophilia includes the following:
- a CDS encoding CoA pyrophosphatase, with product MEETARVVASPCIGVCTLDPHRQCSGCGRHIDEIARWSSMSNDERNRILHRVQPLRAQLQQSLRGSLADHERLMRALHPLAEPPVGDGWNRSELIDLLPPGPPVEAAVLAGIVPRANGAQVILTRRTETLRTHGGQVGFPGGRTEPDDRDALAAALRESQEEIALAPGQVQALGYLDPFVTITGYRVTPVVAVVDPDFVPVPQPSEVAEVFEVPLDYLMAADNLRQVEINHRGRIRHVLEYGWPGQRIWGATAAILYNLRRRLEQVQ from the coding sequence ATGGAAGAAACGGCGCGTGTTGTCGCAAGTCCCTGCATCGGAGTGTGCACGCTGGATCCGCACCGGCAGTGCAGCGGGTGCGGGCGGCATATCGACGAAATCGCGCGGTGGTCGTCGATGAGCAATGACGAACGCAACCGCATCCTGCACCGCGTGCAACCGCTGCGCGCGCAGCTTCAGCAGTCACTGCGCGGCTCGCTGGCCGACCACGAACGGCTGATGCGCGCGCTGCACCCGCTGGCCGAACCGCCGGTTGGTGATGGCTGGAACCGCAGCGAACTGATTGACCTGCTGCCGCCCGGGCCTCCGGTGGAAGCGGCGGTGCTGGCCGGCATCGTGCCGCGAGCCAATGGCGCGCAGGTGATCCTCACCCGTCGCACCGAAACCCTGCGCACGCACGGTGGCCAGGTCGGGTTCCCCGGCGGACGCACCGAGCCCGACGACCGCGACGCACTGGCGGCGGCATTGCGCGAGAGCCAGGAAGAAATCGCACTGGCCCCCGGCCAGGTGCAGGCGCTGGGCTACCTGGATCCCTTCGTGACGATCACCGGCTACCGGGTCACCCCGGTGGTGGCGGTGGTCGATCCGGACTTCGTGCCGGTGCCGCAGCCCAGCGAAGTCGCCGAGGTGTTCGAGGTGCCGCTGGACTACCTGATGGCGGCGGACAACCTGCGCCAGGTCGAAATCAACCATCGCGGCCGCATCCGCCACGTCCTTGAGTACGGCTGGCCCGGCCAGCGCATCTGGGGCGCCACCGCGGCCATTCTCTACAACCTGCGTCGCCGCCTGGAGCAAGTGCAATGA
- a CDS encoding DUF3649 domain-containing protein has protein sequence MDRSPATASPRTFFSNPRWGVLSRSLAAIFGGYALASVTSVFCAVALPGARGQTVLTGMLLAILVAACAALWAFATRSALRAWVGILAPALLMAGIARLMGAWA, from the coding sequence GTGGACCGCTCGCCCGCAACCGCCAGCCCCCGCACCTTCTTCTCCAACCCGCGCTGGGGCGTGCTGTCACGTTCGTTGGCCGCGATCTTCGGCGGCTATGCGCTGGCCTCGGTGACCAGCGTGTTCTGCGCGGTGGCGCTGCCCGGCGCGCGCGGCCAGACCGTGCTGACCGGCATGCTGCTGGCGATCCTGGTCGCCGCCTGTGCCGCACTGTGGGCATTCGCCACCCGCAGCGCACTGCGCGCCTGGGTGGGCATCCTCGCCCCGGCCCTGCTGATGGCAGGCATTGCGCGCCTGATGGGGGCCTGGGCATGA
- a CDS encoding PepSY-associated TM helix domain-containing protein: MKNGFRQSMAWLHTWTGLLVGWLLLLIFMAGTASYYREEISRWMRPELPANKVSIDVAAQRAVDYLQANASQAGNWFVTLPQPRNPAMQMFWRLPPELADPSRGRRGGFGDATLDPNTGQALKARETRGGDFFYRLHFDLHYIPVLWARYLVGFCAMFMLVAIITGVITHKKIFKDFFTFRKDKGLRSWLDFHNVSAVMALPYHAMITYTGIVTLMIMYLPWGVKVAYPQDEDKFFFEAFGGMPEVTAPAEGRATPLPIAQLLDSARAHWHGVEVAGFTVSNPGAANAVIDIRQRDGKRLSTDTPAVRYSMVSGALLEETPPSGGATATRGVLYGLHLARFADWGLRALFFLSGLVGCLMVASGVVLWAVKERPKHARSGRTGFGLRLVDALNIGTVAGLPIAFAAYFWGNRLLPLDIAERSSAEANVFFYAWGAALLAAFIWPKRMMWAWQLYLGATAFALVPVVNALTTHAHLGVTLRNGEWVLAGVDLSMIAFGAMLAMCGWRMQRWTPPLSAAEKKKRAAAAAAPKASVEAAEAEASA, translated from the coding sequence ATGAAGAACGGATTCCGCCAATCGATGGCCTGGCTGCACACCTGGACCGGGCTGCTGGTCGGCTGGTTGCTGCTGCTGATCTTCATGGCCGGCACAGCCAGCTATTACCGCGAGGAAATCAGCCGCTGGATGCGCCCGGAGCTGCCGGCCAACAAGGTCAGCATCGATGTGGCCGCGCAGCGCGCGGTGGACTACCTGCAGGCCAATGCCAGCCAGGCCGGGAACTGGTTCGTCACGCTGCCGCAGCCGCGCAACCCGGCCATGCAGATGTTCTGGCGGTTGCCACCGGAGCTGGCCGACCCCAGCCGTGGCCGCCGCGGTGGCTTTGGCGACGCCACGCTGGATCCGAACACCGGCCAGGCATTGAAGGCGCGCGAGACCCGCGGCGGCGACTTCTTCTACCGGCTGCACTTCGACCTGCACTACATCCCGGTGCTGTGGGCGCGCTATCTGGTCGGCTTCTGCGCGATGTTCATGCTGGTGGCGATCATCACCGGCGTCATCACCCACAAGAAAATCTTCAAGGACTTCTTCACCTTCCGCAAGGACAAGGGCCTGCGTTCCTGGCTCGATTTCCACAACGTCAGCGCAGTGATGGCGCTGCCGTACCACGCGATGATCACCTACACCGGCATCGTCACCCTGATGATCATGTACCTGCCTTGGGGCGTGAAGGTGGCTTATCCGCAGGACGAGGACAAATTCTTCTTCGAGGCCTTCGGCGGCATGCCGGAGGTGACCGCGCCCGCCGAAGGACGCGCCACCCCGCTGCCGATCGCACAGCTGCTGGACAGCGCACGCGCGCATTGGCACGGCGTGGAAGTGGCCGGCTTCACCGTATCCAACCCGGGCGCAGCCAATGCGGTGATCGACATCCGCCAGCGCGACGGCAAGCGACTGTCCACCGACACCCCGGCCGTGCGCTACAGCATGGTCAGCGGTGCGCTGCTGGAAGAAACACCGCCGTCCGGTGGCGCCACCGCCACCCGCGGCGTGCTGTACGGCCTGCACCTGGCACGCTTCGCCGACTGGGGCCTGCGCGCGTTGTTCTTCCTGTCCGGCCTGGTCGGCTGCCTGATGGTGGCCAGCGGCGTGGTGCTGTGGGCGGTGAAGGAACGGCCGAAGCATGCCAGGAGTGGACGCACCGGCTTCGGCCTGCGCCTGGTCGATGCGCTGAACATCGGCACCGTAGCCGGCCTGCCGATTGCCTTCGCGGCCTACTTCTGGGGCAACCGCCTGCTGCCGCTGGACATCGCCGAGCGCTCCAGCGCCGAGGCCAACGTGTTCTTCTACGCCTGGGGCGCGGCGTTGCTGGCGGCCTTCATCTGGCCCAAGCGGATGATGTGGGCGTGGCAGCTGTACCTCGGTGCAACGGCGTTCGCGCTGGTGCCGGTGGTCAACGCGCTGACTACACACGCGCACCTCGGCGTCACCCTGCGCAACGGTGAATGGGTGCTGGCCGGCGTTGATCTGTCGATGATTGCCTTCGGCGCGATGCTGGCGATGTGCGGCTGGCGCATGCAGCGCTGGACGCCACCGCTGAGTGCGGCCGAGAAGAAGAAGCGCGCGGCTGCCGCAGCAGCGCCGAAGGCATCAGTCGAAGCGGCCGAAGCGGAGGCCAGCGCATGA
- a CDS encoding alpha/beta hydrolase: MSRGHCILSHGFESGPEATKVTALADVAQRLGWTHERPDYTDLDAMSEVSRVGDVPTRLRRLVERTAIAAQQGPVVLAGSSLGAYISAIASLQVPVAGLFLMVPPTTMGPMPALDAAAVPTTVVQAWHDDVVPAAGVIAWAQARSAQLLLVDDGHRLERHVEASAQAFERLLRQL, encoded by the coding sequence ATGAGCCGCGGCCACTGCATCCTGTCGCATGGCTTCGAGAGCGGCCCGGAGGCGACCAAGGTCACCGCGCTGGCCGACGTGGCGCAGCGGCTGGGCTGGACCCACGAGCGCCCCGACTACACCGACCTGGACGCGATGAGCGAGGTCAGCCGCGTAGGTGACGTGCCGACTCGGCTGCGCCGCCTGGTCGAGCGCACCGCCATCGCGGCCCAGCAGGGCCCGGTGGTGCTGGCCGGCTCCAGCCTGGGTGCCTACATCTCTGCCATCGCCTCGCTGCAGGTGCCGGTGGCCGGCCTGTTCCTGATGGTGCCGCCGACCACCATGGGCCCGATGCCGGCGCTGGACGCCGCCGCCGTGCCGACCACCGTGGTCCAGGCCTGGCATGACGACGTGGTCCCGGCCGCCGGGGTCATCGCCTGGGCCCAGGCGCGCTCGGCGCAGCTGCTGCTGGTCGATGATGGGCACCGCCTGGAACGCCACGTGGAGGCCTCCGCGCAGGCCTTCGAGCGCCTGCTGCGGCAACTGTGA
- a CDS encoding DUF3325 domain-containing protein — protein MMLLALTLSFSAFTALSLGMEKHQHDLHGKAAAAPARRMQWRVLGWVLLTVAFALCVADHGWAVGPVLWLGAMTVGGVALSFGLYPYRPTWIAPLAIALPVIGLVVGLV, from the coding sequence ATGATGCTGCTGGCACTGACGCTGTCGTTCTCTGCGTTCACCGCCCTGTCGCTGGGGATGGAAAAGCACCAGCACGACCTGCATGGCAAGGCTGCGGCCGCACCGGCACGGCGGATGCAGTGGCGGGTACTGGGCTGGGTGCTGCTGACAGTGGCCTTCGCACTGTGCGTGGCTGACCACGGCTGGGCGGTGGGCCCGGTGCTGTGGCTGGGTGCGATGACCGTGGGTGGCGTGGCGCTGTCGTTCGGGTTGTACCCGTATCGGCCAACGTGGATCGCGCCGCTGGCGATCGCGCTGCCGGTGATCGGGCTGGTGGTGGGGTTGGTGTAA
- a CDS encoding FKBP-type peptidyl-prolyl cis-trans isomerase N-terminal domain-containing protein, whose protein sequence is MKLRSIAVAVAALALTGNAFAQDVSSEKGKLSYYFGYDYGNNLAELTGRGEQLDINSVVKGLQDAYAKKQPAITAEQLKPAVEAFQKREQGRAQAAKAEYEKAAAENKTKSDQFIAANKAKAGVQSLPSGVQYRVIEAGKGAKPTQASTVQLEVAGPFPYGQRPTEARPAQQIPSIKVSEVEMKAMRETLLQMPAGSKWEVTLPPDQAYGADPRTPFPPNVAVQFEIKLVSVK, encoded by the coding sequence ATGAAGTTGCGTTCTATCGCGGTCGCCGTCGCGGCCCTGGCCCTGACGGGCAATGCCTTCGCCCAGGACGTTTCGTCCGAAAAGGGCAAGCTGAGCTACTACTTCGGTTACGACTACGGCAACAACCTGGCGGAGCTGACCGGTCGCGGTGAGCAGCTGGACATCAACTCGGTGGTGAAGGGCCTGCAGGATGCCTACGCCAAGAAGCAGCCGGCGATCACCGCCGAGCAGCTGAAGCCGGCCGTTGAAGCGTTCCAGAAGCGCGAGCAGGGCCGTGCCCAGGCTGCCAAGGCCGAGTACGAAAAGGCTGCTGCCGAAAACAAGACCAAGAGCGACCAGTTCATCGCGGCGAACAAGGCCAAGGCCGGCGTGCAGTCGCTGCCGAGCGGCGTCCAGTACCGCGTGATCGAAGCCGGCAAGGGTGCCAAGCCGACCCAGGCCAGCACCGTGCAGCTGGAAGTGGCCGGTCCGTTCCCGTACGGCCAGCGCCCGACCGAAGCCCGCCCGGCCCAGCAGATCCCGTCGATCAAGGTCAGCGAAGTCGAAATGAAGGCCATGCGCGAGACCCTGCTGCAGATGCCGGCAGGCTCGAAGTGGGAAGTCACCCTGCCGCCGGACCAGGCCTACGGTGCCGACCCGCGCACCCCGTTCCCGCCGAACGTGGCTGTGCAGTTCGAGATCAAGCTGGTCAGCGTCAAGTAA
- a CDS encoding sulfurtransferase — protein sequence MNPIDPPWTTLVDVATLAAALGEGIRVVDARATASTAVRVVDARASLADPQAGSSQYLAGHIPGAVYADLNRDLSDLSRVGHGRHPLPDSDAFAVKLGQWGISPDTQVVVYDGSDGSMAASRLWWLLRLIGHQKVAVLDGGVAAWQAASHALESGQSDVAVLPAYPGRFDTTQVANADEITARLKHAPGWLVDARAGERFRGEVEPLDPVAGHVPGAVNRPFALNVLEGRLRDAQELRAELQGVIGNRDPEQVVLMCGSGVTACHLLLAMESAGLSGARIYADSWSGWVSDSSRPVATGA from the coding sequence ATGAACCCGATCGATCCGCCGTGGACCACCCTGGTCGATGTCGCCACCTTGGCTGCCGCGTTGGGCGAGGGCATCCGCGTGGTCGACGCACGCGCCACCGCCAGCACCGCAGTGCGCGTGGTCGATGCGCGGGCCTCGCTGGCCGACCCGCAGGCGGGAAGCAGCCAGTATCTGGCCGGTCATATCCCGGGTGCGGTGTATGCCGATCTCAATCGTGATCTGTCCGATCTGTCGCGCGTCGGCCACGGTCGCCATCCACTGCCGGACAGCGATGCCTTTGCCGTAAAGCTGGGGCAGTGGGGCATCAGCCCCGATACCCAGGTGGTGGTCTACGACGGCAGCGACGGCAGCATGGCCGCCTCGCGCCTGTGGTGGCTGCTGCGACTGATTGGCCACCAGAAGGTGGCCGTGCTCGACGGCGGTGTCGCAGCCTGGCAGGCCGCCAGTCACGCGCTGGAAAGCGGTCAGAGTGACGTGGCGGTGCTGCCGGCCTACCCGGGCCGTTTCGATACCACCCAGGTCGCCAACGCCGATGAAATCACCGCGCGCCTGAAACATGCACCGGGCTGGCTGGTCGACGCACGCGCGGGTGAACGTTTCCGCGGCGAAGTGGAGCCCCTCGACCCGGTTGCCGGCCACGTGCCGGGCGCAGTCAACCGGCCGTTCGCCCTGAACGTGCTCGAGGGCCGCCTGCGCGACGCACAGGAACTTCGCGCCGAACTGCAGGGCGTGATCGGCAACCGCGATCCAGAACAGGTGGTGCTGATGTGTGGCTCTGGCGTGACCGCCTGCCACCTGCTGCTGGCGATGGAAAGCGCAGGACTGAGCGGTGCGCGCATCTATGCCGATTCCTGGAGCGGCTGGGTGAGCGACAGCAGCCGCCCGGTCGCCACCGGCGCCTGA
- the nth gene encoding endonuclease III translates to MATTKKTARAPARRGGTMPRADVVEMFTRLRELNPHPKTELEYSSPFELLVAVALSAQATDVGVNKATRRLFPVANTPAKILALGEDGLKQYIATIGLFNAKAKNVIATCAILLEKHGGEVPRDRDALEALPGVGRKTANVVLNTAFGEPAMAVDTHIFRVSNRTGLAPGKNVREVEDKLVKVIPAEFLLDAHHWLILHGRYVCKARKPDCPGCVIADLCRFKEKTTAEA, encoded by the coding sequence ATGGCCACCACGAAGAAGACTGCACGCGCTCCGGCGCGGCGTGGCGGCACGATGCCGCGCGCCGACGTGGTGGAGATGTTCACCCGCCTGCGCGAACTCAACCCGCACCCGAAGACCGAACTGGAGTACAGCTCGCCGTTCGAGCTGCTGGTGGCGGTGGCGTTGTCGGCGCAGGCCACCGATGTCGGCGTCAACAAGGCCACGCGCCGCCTGTTCCCGGTGGCCAATACGCCGGCAAAGATCCTCGCGCTTGGCGAGGATGGGCTGAAGCAATACATCGCCACCATCGGCCTGTTCAACGCCAAGGCCAAGAACGTGATCGCCACCTGCGCGATCCTGCTGGAAAAGCATGGCGGTGAAGTGCCGCGCGATCGCGATGCACTGGAAGCGCTGCCGGGCGTCGGCCGCAAGACCGCCAATGTGGTGCTCAACACCGCGTTCGGCGAGCCGGCGATGGCGGTCGACACGCATATCTTCCGCGTCTCCAACCGTACCGGACTGGCCCCGGGAAAGAACGTGCGCGAAGTGGAAGACAAGCTGGTGAAGGTGATCCCCGCCGAGTTCCTGCTCGACGCGCATCATTGGCTGATCCTGCACGGGCGTTATGTGTGCAAGGCGCGCAAGCCGGATTGCCCGGGCTGCGTGATCGCCGATCTGTGCCGGTTCAAGGAAAAGACCACGGCCGAGGCGTGA
- a CDS encoding N-acetylmuramoyl-L-alanine amidase, which yields MPNPLLPGLQLQPLPYEDRLPLRDPATLEMVVIHCTELPDLAMAREYGERVLYDSGAGNSGHFYIDRDGRVVQYVAPERVAHHVRGMNAHTLGIELVNTGRYPHWFDSRHQAMDEAYTEAQLMALEALLLALVARYPSLRRIAGHDQLDLEQVPASDDPALTVARKRDPGPLFPWARVLARVPLQPVG from the coding sequence ATGCCCAACCCGCTCCTGCCCGGCCTGCAGCTGCAGCCCCTGCCCTACGAAGACCGTCTGCCCCTGCGCGACCCGGCCACGCTGGAAATGGTGGTGATCCACTGCACCGAGCTGCCCGACCTGGCGATGGCCCGCGAGTACGGCGAGCGCGTGCTGTACGACAGCGGTGCCGGCAACAGCGGCCATTTCTACATCGACCGCGATGGCCGCGTGGTGCAGTACGTGGCGCCGGAACGCGTGGCCCACCACGTACGCGGCATGAACGCGCATACGCTGGGCATCGAGCTGGTCAACACCGGGCGCTACCCGCACTGGTTCGACAGCCGTCACCAGGCGATGGACGAGGCGTACACCGAGGCGCAGCTGATGGCGCTGGAGGCGCTGCTGCTGGCGCTGGTGGCGCGCTACCCGTCGCTGCGGCGGATTGCCGGGCATGACCAGCTGGATCTGGAGCAGGTGCCGGCCAGTGATGATCCGGCGCTGACGGTGGCGCGCAAGCGTGACCCGGGGCCGTTGTTCCCGTGGGCGCGGGTGCTGGCGAGGGTGCCACTGCAGCCGGTTGGGTAA
- a CDS encoding enoyl-CoA hydratase/isomerase family protein, with translation MADALIAVTDDGAIRTVTVQRPDKLNALNAATLQALAEAFSAAAADPEVRVVVLTGAGPKAFVAGADITEMNTLSAVQGRDFSLLGQALMRQIERMPKPVIARVNGFALGGGLELAMACHLRIAADTAKVGQPEINLGLIPGFGGSQRLLRLCGRAATLELCLLGAPINAARALELGIVNEVVPADALDNRVNDVARQLARSAPLALRGLLDAVHVGGECSLEAGLEYESAQFGLLFATEDMREGTSAFLQRRPPAFQNR, from the coding sequence GTGGCCGATGCCCTGATCGCTGTCACCGACGACGGCGCCATCCGCACCGTGACCGTCCAGCGCCCGGACAAGCTCAACGCCCTCAATGCCGCGACCCTGCAGGCCCTGGCCGAGGCCTTCAGTGCTGCCGCCGCAGACCCGGAAGTGCGCGTGGTGGTGCTGACCGGTGCTGGCCCGAAGGCGTTCGTGGCCGGCGCCGACATTACCGAGATGAACACACTCAGCGCGGTTCAGGGACGTGATTTCTCGCTGCTGGGCCAGGCCCTGATGCGCCAGATCGAGCGCATGCCCAAGCCGGTCATCGCCCGCGTGAACGGTTTTGCGCTGGGCGGCGGCCTGGAGCTGGCGATGGCCTGCCACCTGCGCATCGCCGCCGATACCGCCAAAGTCGGCCAACCGGAAATCAATCTGGGCCTGATTCCCGGCTTCGGCGGCAGCCAGCGCCTGCTGCGCCTGTGCGGCCGTGCCGCCACCCTGGAGCTCTGCCTGCTGGGTGCACCGATCAACGCCGCACGTGCGCTGGAACTGGGGATCGTCAACGAGGTGGTGCCGGCCGACGCGCTGGACAATCGCGTGAATGACGTCGCCCGGCAGCTGGCGCGCTCGGCGCCGCTGGCCCTGCGCGGCCTGCTGGACGCGGTGCACGTGGGTGGCGAATGCAGCCTGGAAGCCGGGCTGGAATACGAAAGCGCGCAGTTTGGCCTGCTGTTCGCCACCGAGGACATGCGCGAGGGAACCAGCGCCTTCCTGCAGCGCCGCCCGCCGGCCTTCCAGAACCGCTGA
- the rlmKL gene encoding bifunctional 23S rRNA (guanine(2069)-N(7))-methyltransferase RlmK/23S rRNA (guanine(2445)-N(2))-methyltransferase RlmL: MKFFVSCAKGLEYLLADELSALGLGKATATIAGVNAEGELEQALRIVMWSRLASRVLWPIDEFDCPDEQALYDGVRALPWHEHIKPEMTLAVDAHVSGDKITHARFAAQRIKDAIVDRMRDEGLERPSVNTDLPDVRVNLSLRKGRASLSIDLGGGPLHRRGWRGAAHEAPLKENLAAALLLRAQWPRLHAAGGGLLDPMCGSGTLLIEGALMAADVAPGLMRHGSLPPSRWLGFDKAAWKSIQSEARDREAAGLAALKPVIHGSDIDPIAIQAARENAEVAGVAHAIRFIRADVADLAAPEQEIGAVVCNPPYDERLAADPALYRALGNALQKAVPQWRASLLCGNDELAFATGLRAGKKYQMFNGALECALIVCDPIAVPGRDPAPPRELSEGAQMVANRLRKNLKKFKSWRAREDITCFRAYDADLPEYAAAIDVYEEDGGKRRTFLHVQEYAAPTAIPENDVRRRRNELLAAAREVFGVPPEQVSMKSRERGKGGSKYGRFEQRDEFIVVRENNALLQVNLFDYLDTGLFLDHRPLRRMMAEQVRGKRFLNLFCYTGVASVQAAVAGAASTTSVDLSATYLQWCYDNLALNGQGGNQHLLVQADAMAWLEADRGQYDVIFCDPPTFSNSARADDFDVQREQLKLLRAAVARLAPGGVLYFSNNFRRFKLEENAIAEFAQCREITARTLGPDFERNARIHRAWELKRLG; encoded by the coding sequence GTGAAATTCTTCGTCTCCTGCGCCAAGGGCCTGGAATACCTGCTTGCCGATGAGCTGTCGGCCCTGGGCCTTGGCAAGGCCACTGCCACCATTGCCGGCGTCAACGCCGAGGGCGAACTGGAGCAGGCGCTGCGGATCGTGATGTGGTCGCGTCTGGCCAGCCGCGTGCTGTGGCCGATCGACGAGTTCGACTGTCCGGACGAACAGGCCCTGTACGACGGCGTGCGTGCGCTGCCGTGGCACGAGCACATCAAGCCGGAGATGACCCTGGCGGTGGACGCGCACGTGTCCGGTGACAAGATCACCCATGCGCGCTTCGCCGCACAGCGGATCAAGGACGCCATCGTCGACCGCATGCGCGACGAGGGCCTGGAACGCCCCTCGGTCAACACCGATCTGCCCGATGTGCGCGTCAACCTGTCGCTGCGCAAGGGCCGTGCTTCGCTGTCGATCGACCTCGGCGGTGGCCCGCTGCATCGCCGTGGCTGGCGTGGCGCCGCCCACGAAGCGCCGCTGAAGGAAAACCTGGCCGCCGCGCTCCTGCTGCGCGCGCAGTGGCCGCGCCTGCACGCCGCTGGTGGCGGGCTGCTGGACCCGATGTGCGGCAGCGGCACGCTGCTGATCGAAGGCGCGCTGATGGCCGCCGACGTTGCTCCCGGCCTGATGCGCCATGGCAGCCTGCCGCCGAGCCGCTGGCTGGGCTTCGACAAGGCGGCCTGGAAGAGCATCCAGAGCGAGGCGCGTGACCGCGAAGCGGCTGGCCTGGCCGCGTTGAAGCCGGTCATCCACGGCAGCGACATCGACCCGATCGCGATCCAGGCGGCGCGCGAGAATGCCGAGGTGGCGGGCGTCGCCCACGCGATCCGCTTCATCCGCGCCGATGTGGCCGACCTGGCCGCGCCGGAGCAGGAGATCGGTGCGGTGGTCTGCAACCCGCCGTATGACGAGCGCCTGGCCGCTGATCCGGCGCTGTACCGCGCGCTCGGCAACGCCTTGCAGAAGGCGGTGCCGCAATGGCGCGCCAGCCTGCTGTGCGGCAACGACGAACTGGCCTTCGCCACCGGCCTGCGCGCCGGCAAGAAGTACCAGATGTTCAACGGCGCACTGGAATGCGCGCTGATCGTCTGCGACCCGATCGCCGTGCCGGGCCGCGATCCGGCGCCGCCGCGCGAGTTGAGCGAAGGTGCGCAGATGGTGGCCAACCGCCTGCGCAAGAACCTGAAGAAGTTCAAGAGCTGGCGCGCCCGCGAAGACATCACCTGCTTCCGCGCCTATGACGCCGACCTGCCGGAATACGCGGCTGCCATTGACGTCTACGAGGAAGATGGTGGCAAGCGCCGCACCTTCCTGCATGTGCAGGAGTACGCCGCACCGACGGCGATCCCGGAGAACGACGTGCGCCGCCGCCGCAACGAACTGCTGGCCGCTGCGCGCGAAGTGTTCGGCGTGCCGCCGGAGCAGGTCTCGATGAAGTCGCGAGAGCGCGGCAAGGGTGGCAGCAAGTACGGCCGTTTCGAGCAGCGTGATGAGTTCATCGTGGTGCGCGAGAACAATGCGCTGCTGCAGGTAAACCTGTTTGACTACCTGGATACCGGGCTGTTCCTCGACCACCGCCCGCTGCGCCGGATGATGGCCGAGCAGGTGCGTGGCAAGCGCTTCCTCAACCTGTTCTGCTATACGGGCGTGGCCAGCGTGCAGGCCGCCGTGGCCGGTGCCGCCAGCACCACCAGCGTCGATCTGTCGGCGACCTACCTTCAGTGGTGCTACGACAACCTGGCCTTGAACGGGCAGGGCGGCAACCAGCACCTGCTGGTGCAGGCCGATGCGATGGCATGGCTGGAAGCGGACCGTGGCCAGTACGATGTGATCTTCTGCGATCCGCCGACCTTCTCCAACTCCGCGCGCGCCGACGATTTCGACGTGCAGCGTGAGCAGCTGAAGCTGCTGCGTGCGGCGGTGGCACGATTGGCGCCCGGCGGTGTGCTGTACTTCTCCAACAACTTCCGCCGCTTCAAGCTGGAAGAGAACGCCATCGCCGAGTTCGCCCAGTGCCGCGAGATCACCGCGCGCACCCTCGGCCCGGATTTCGAACGCAACGCGCGCATCCACCGCGCGTGGGAACTGAAGCGGTTGGGGTGA